A genomic segment from Spongiibacter sp. IMCC21906 encodes:
- a CDS encoding 2Fe-2S iron-sulfur cluster-binding protein, whose protein sequence is MGSITFIEHNGTEHIVDFEAGKSLMQIALDNGIPGIDADCGGVCACGTCHVIIEGGAVNITGGATEDELQMLDLTPERSETSRLACQIITTDGMDGMVARLPEFQM, encoded by the coding sequence ATGGGAAGTATTACTTTTATTGAGCACAATGGCACTGAACACATAGTAGATTTTGAGGCTGGGAAGTCCTTGATGCAAATTGCCTTGGATAATGGAATTCCAGGTATTGACGCTGATTGCGGTGGCGTGTGCGCCTGCGGTACCTGTCATGTAATTATTGAAGGTGGTGCTGTCAATATTACCGGCGGCGCGACCGAGGATGAATTACAAATGTTAGATCTGACTCCCGAGCGTAGTGAAACCTCCAGGCTTGCTTGCCAGATTATCACCACTGACGGGATGGATGGCATGGTTGCTCGCTTGCCTGAATTTCAGATGTAA